A genome region from Rhizobium sp. NXC14 includes the following:
- a CDS encoding substrate-binding domain-containing protein: MKLREFAKQLGLSPTTVSRALSGYPEVSEATRARVASEAMRLGYRPDINAVRLKTGRAGAIGVMMGRSGEIHFAEFVSGMAQRLETTDTDILITPITAHNDEDEIQAYRRLVESRRVDAVIIHSPRPRDPRIEMLNSLGVPFLVHGRSETEHVHAWLDIDNENAVRRVTEHLLDLGHRRIGMINGLRGKTYSIHREQGFRIAHQERGLTADPSLMVCDKFSDESGFRHARSFLESANAPTAIVAGSTMTALGVYRAVRSLGMTVGQDVSVIAHDDVFPYLTAENMVPSLSTTRSSMRAAGARCAELTLQLIAGRPADEIHELWPVELILRESTTPPR, from the coding sequence ATGAAACTTCGTGAATTTGCAAAGCAGCTTGGGCTTTCTCCGACCACGGTCAGTCGCGCACTTAGCGGCTATCCGGAGGTGAGCGAAGCCACGCGCGCCCGGGTTGCGAGCGAAGCAATGCGGCTTGGCTATCGCCCCGATATCAATGCCGTGCGCCTGAAGACTGGAAGAGCCGGAGCGATCGGCGTCATGATGGGGCGTTCAGGAGAAATTCATTTTGCCGAATTCGTGTCGGGGATGGCGCAGCGCCTGGAAACGACCGATACGGATATTCTCATCACACCTATTACCGCGCATAATGACGAAGACGAGATCCAGGCGTACCGGCGCCTGGTCGAAAGCCGCCGGGTAGACGCGGTGATCATTCATTCGCCACGCCCCAGAGATCCGCGGATCGAAATGCTGAACAGCCTCGGCGTGCCTTTTCTGGTCCACGGCCGCTCGGAGACCGAGCACGTTCATGCCTGGCTCGATATCGACAATGAAAATGCCGTGCGCAGAGTGACCGAACACCTGCTCGATCTCGGGCACCGGCGCATCGGCATGATCAATGGCCTGCGTGGCAAAACCTATTCAATCCATCGCGAACAGGGTTTTCGGATAGCGCATCAGGAGCGTGGGCTCACCGCAGATCCCAGCCTGATGGTCTGCGATAAATTTTCCGACGAGAGCGGCTTTCGCCACGCCCGCTCTTTTCTGGAGAGCGCCAATGCCCCGACCGCCATCGTTGCCGGTTCCACCATGACTGCGCTTGGTGTCTACCGTGCCGTCCGTTCGCTTGGGATGACGGTCGGACAGGACGTTTCCGTCATCGCCCATGACGACGTCTTCCCCTATCTGACGGCCGAGAATATGGTCCCGTCGCTTTCGACTACACGATCTTCCATGCGTGCCGCGGGCGCACGCTGCGCCGAGCTGACACTACAGCTCATCGCTGGCCGCCCCGCAGACGAGATCCATGAATTGTGGCCCGTCGAATTGATCCTGCGGGAAAGTACCACGCCGCCGCGCTGA
- the repA gene encoding plasmid partitioning protein RepA, whose translation MQPRLALQDDQEHLPSLLATDAQELSYQLQQHQAKIFPPLSQKTIRTFSPAEAAAFIGIGEGYLRQVAADGHGPDPLANGRRLYSATDMDRIRRVLDERNGTPKYVPARRPGEKLQIVSVMNFKGGSGKTTTAAHFAQFMALRGYRVLAVDLDPQASLSALFGHQPEFDVGVGETIYGAIRYDDPRPIADIVRATYTPNLHLIPGNLELMEFEHETPKAMTSGRAETMFFARIGEVLTDIESLYDIVVVDCPPQLGFLTMSALCAATSVLITVHPQMLDVMSMSQFLTMTSELMSVVEKAGGRTSYDWMRYLVTRFEPNDGPQSQMTGFMRAIFGNRMLHNAMVKSTAVSDAGVTKQTLYEVERSQFTRGTYDRALESLNLVNGEIEAHIRSTWGRR comes from the coding sequence ATGCAGCCGAGGCTCGCTCTCCAAGACGATCAAGAGCATCTCCCGTCACTTCTGGCAACAGATGCGCAGGAGTTGTCCTATCAACTTCAGCAGCATCAGGCGAAAATCTTTCCCCCTTTGTCGCAGAAGACGATCAGGACATTTTCTCCGGCGGAGGCTGCGGCCTTCATCGGCATCGGCGAAGGTTATCTCCGGCAGGTGGCCGCTGATGGCCATGGTCCGGATCCGCTGGCAAACGGTCGACGGCTCTATAGCGCAACCGACATGGACCGGATCCGCCGGGTCCTCGACGAGCGGAACGGCACGCCGAAATATGTGCCGGCCCGCAGGCCGGGCGAAAAGCTCCAGATCGTCTCCGTGATGAATTTCAAGGGCGGCTCGGGCAAGACCACGACCGCGGCCCACTTCGCGCAATTCATGGCGCTCCGGGGCTACCGCGTCCTTGCCGTTGACCTCGACCCGCAGGCGTCCCTGTCTGCTTTGTTCGGCCATCAGCCGGAATTCGACGTCGGTGTGGGCGAAACGATCTACGGCGCGATCCGCTATGACGATCCGCGCCCGATCGCCGACATCGTGCGCGCCACCTATACGCCGAACCTGCATCTCATTCCCGGCAATCTCGAATTGATGGAATTCGAGCACGAGACACCGAAGGCCATGACGTCGGGTAGGGCCGAGACGATGTTCTTTGCCCGCATCGGCGAGGTGCTGACCGATATTGAGAGCCTTTACGACATCGTCGTCGTCGACTGCCCGCCGCAGCTCGGCTTCCTGACAATGTCGGCGCTCTGCGCCGCGACCTCGGTGCTGATCACGGTTCATCCGCAAATGCTCGACGTCATGTCGATGTCGCAGTTCCTGACGATGACCAGTGAACTCATGTCTGTCGTCGAGAAGGCCGGCGGGCGCACCAGCTATGACTGGATGCGCTATCTTGTGACGCGGTTCGAACCGAATGACGGGCCGCAAAGCCAGATGACCGGCTTCATGCGGGCGATCTTCGGCAATCGCATGCTCCACAACGCGATGGTGAAATCGACGGCCGTTTCCGATGCAGGCGTCACCAAGCAGACACTCTACGAAGTCGAGCGCTCGCAATTCACACGCGGAACCTATGATCGGGCGCTGGAGTCGCTGAACCTCGTGAATGGTGAGATCGAAGCGCATATTCGCTCCACCTGGGGAAGGAGATAG
- the repB gene encoding plasmid partitioning protein RepB has protein sequence MARKNLIEFSAPSPARAEAVAPRENRPIAGFVPQERSGGPVGGITKTLGNITEKMERASELERQLAAGQMIVELDPGLIDASFVSDRLAIDAGELAELVEQIREHGQQVPILVRPHPEAKGRYQVAYGHRRLAATREIGIRVRAVVRDLTDGQLVVSQGQENSARTNLSYIERALFASRLEERGFARDVIMAALSVDKAALSRMLIVIRQVPLALINAIGAAPDIGRRRWLELGEQLENADVEKIIAELSADDARKMTSDERFHRAFVLAKKKAAASKPAVVKSEVSGVPVTVKKTASGATFVFDGKTAPGFDQFVQERLQVLFQEFKKHRGA, from the coding sequence ATGGCGCGCAAGAACCTGATCGAATTTTCCGCACCGAGTCCGGCAAGGGCGGAAGCGGTCGCGCCGCGCGAAAATCGTCCGATTGCCGGCTTCGTGCCGCAGGAGCGCAGTGGCGGGCCGGTCGGCGGCATTACCAAGACACTCGGCAACATCACCGAGAAGATGGAGCGCGCCAGCGAGCTGGAGCGGCAGCTTGCCGCGGGCCAGATGATCGTCGAGCTCGATCCCGGCCTGATCGACGCGTCTTTCGTCAGCGATCGCCTGGCGATCGATGCTGGCGAGCTCGCCGAGCTGGTCGAACAGATCCGGGAGCATGGGCAGCAGGTCCCGATCCTCGTGCGTCCGCATCCGGAAGCCAAAGGCCGCTATCAGGTCGCCTATGGCCATCGCCGCCTGGCAGCCACGAGAGAGATCGGCATCAGAGTCCGCGCGGTCGTCCGTGACCTGACCGACGGCCAGCTGGTCGTCAGCCAAGGCCAGGAAAACAGCGCCCGCACCAATCTCTCGTATATCGAGCGCGCGCTCTTCGCGTCGCGGCTCGAGGAACGCGGCTTTGCCCGCGACGTCATCATGGCGGCGCTGAGCGTCGACAAGGCGGCGCTGTCGAGGATGCTGATCGTGATACGGCAGGTGCCGTTGGCGCTCATCAACGCCATAGGTGCTGCGCCTGATATTGGCCGGCGGCGATGGCTGGAACTCGGCGAGCAGCTCGAAAATGCCGATGTCGAGAAGATCATCGCGGAGTTGTCCGCGGACGACGCGCGGAAGATGACGAGCGACGAGCGGTTTCACCGGGCATTCGTTCTGGCAAAGAAAAAGGCCGCGGCATCGAAGCCGGCAGTCGTCAAATCCGAGGTCAGCGGCGTGCCGGTGACCGTTAAAAAAACAGCATCCGGCGCAACCTTTGTCTTCGACGGCAAGACTGCGCCCGGTTTCGACCAATTTGTCCAGGAACGGCTACAGGTTCTGTTCCAGGAGTTCAAAAAGCACAGAGGAGCGTAG
- the repC gene encoding plasmid replication protein RepC, producing MESGYVTTPFGRRPMSLGMLASQQLAESIEPGIRRSKWKLFRAICEARPALGVTDRALTVLDALLTFYPGDEISEEKGLIVFPSNAQLSLRARGMTPATLRRHLAVLVEAGLILRKDSPNGKRYARRDREGEIGEAFGFSVAPLLARAVEIENLAAEVVADRELIRATRERLTVCRRDISKLIAAAIEEGVPGDWEQMSLMFHGLVRRIPRVAGAEELALLLDEMGPLRDEAVNLLERHIKLQKLDANESQTERHKQNSNPNSTSELEPSFDTKQGAKPATDNDPVAGPQDERRLKHPASASAMSGRKSGAAESAAGQTLKSFPLGLVLQACPQILDYGPGGTIGNWRDLMSAAVVVRSMLGVSPSAYEEACAGMGPENAATVIACILERGGHINSPGGYLRDLTRRTERGEFAIGPMLMALVRANGGVRRDAG from the coding sequence ATGGAGAGTGGATATGTGACGACGCCCTTTGGGCGGCGGCCGATGTCGCTTGGCATGCTGGCAAGCCAGCAACTGGCCGAGAGCATCGAGCCCGGGATAAGACGTAGCAAGTGGAAACTGTTCAGGGCGATTTGCGAGGCGCGGCCGGCGCTTGGTGTGACCGATCGGGCGCTGACGGTGCTCGATGCGCTGCTCACCTTCTATCCCGGTGACGAGATTTCCGAGGAGAAGGGCCTGATCGTCTTTCCCTCGAATGCGCAGCTTTCGCTTCGCGCCCGGGGTATGACGCCGGCGACGCTGCGGCGACATCTTGCCGTGCTGGTCGAGGCTGGCCTGATCCTGCGCAAGGACAGCCCGAACGGAAAGCGCTATGCGCGTCGCGACAGGGAAGGGGAGATCGGTGAGGCGTTCGGCTTCAGCGTCGCGCCACTGCTGGCGCGCGCGGTCGAAATCGAAAACCTGGCCGCCGAGGTGGTTGCCGATCGAGAACTCATCCGGGCGACCAGGGAGCGCCTCACCGTGTGCCGGCGGGATATCTCGAAGCTGATCGCAGCAGCGATCGAGGAAGGTGTGCCTGGCGACTGGGAGCAGATGTCGCTGATGTTTCACGGTCTCGTACGCAGGATTCCACGCGTCGCGGGGGCCGAGGAATTGGCTTTACTGCTCGACGAGATGGGGCCGCTGCGCGACGAAGCCGTCAACCTGCTGGAAAGACATATAAAATTACAAAAATTAGACGCCAATGAGTCTCAAACTGAGCGCCACAAACAGAATTCAAACCCCAACTCCACTTCTGAACTTGAACCAAGCTTCGACACGAAGCAGGGCGCGAAGCCGGCGACCGATAACGACCCGGTCGCCGGACCGCAGGACGAGCGAAGATTGAAACATCCGGCATCGGCCAGCGCAATGAGCGGCAGGAAATCCGGCGCGGCTGAATCGGCGGCGGGACAGACGCTGAAATCCTTCCCGTTAGGCCTCGTCCTCCAGGCCTGTCCGCAAATCCTCGATTATGGGCCGGGTGGAACGATCGGCAATTGGCGCGACCTGATGTCGGCGGCCGTGGTCGTCCGCTCGATGCTCGGCGTCAGCCCCTCGGCCTATGAGGAAGCCTGCGCCGGCATGGGGCCGGAAAACGCCGCGACGGTGATCGCCTGCATTCTGGAAAGGGGCGGGCACATCAATTCGCCCGGCGGTTATCTCCGCGATCTCACCCGTAGGACCGAGAGAGGCGAGTTTGCGATCGGTCCGATGCTGATGGCGCTGGTGCGGGCAAATGGTGGAGTGCGGCGCGATGCCGGCTGA